TCACCGGGATCCAGCCTCGCGGGGAGCGTCTGAGCACTCTCCGCCTCCGGGGCCAGGGGGAGGTATACGCGGAAGGTGGTCCCCCTGCCCGGTTCACTGTAGACCGTGATATGGCCACGGTGCTGCTGGACGATGCCGTAAACGATGGCCAGACCAAGACCTGTCCCCTTGCCCACGGCCTTGGTCGAGAAGAAGGGATCAAAGATCCTGGCCCGGGTGGCCTCATCCATGCCACTCCCGGTATCCGAGACCACGACGCTGGCCCAGGGTCCAGGGGTCCCGAAGCCGTGGAGGCGCACGAAGTCCTCGTCCATCTCCAGACCCTCGGTGATGATGCAGAGCAGCCCCCCCGCACCCATGGCGTCCCTGGCATTGGTGGCCAGGTTCATCAAGACCTGCTCGATCTGGCCCTCATCGACTCTGACCGGCAGCCCCTCCGCACAGATCCGGGCCACGAGGGTGATGTCCTCCCCGATCACCCGCCGGAGGAAGGTCTCGACCCGCTGCACCAGGCCGTTCAGCTCCACCAGCTCGGTGCGGATGGCCTGTCGCCGGCTGAAGGCCAGGAGGCCCCGGGTCAGCTGGGTGGCCCGCGACACGGCATTGCGGATCTGCTCCAGCTTCTCCAGCCCTGGAGAGCCCAAGGACACGTCCTCCTCCAGGAGTTCGGCATAGGAGCCCATGACCTGGAGCAGGTTGTTGAAGTCATGGGCGATGCCCCCGGCCAGGAGCCCCAGGGACTCCATCTTCTGGCTGTGGCGGAGCTGCTCCTCCAGCCGATGGCGTTCGGAGACATCCCGGACCGCGGACATCACGAAGAGACGGCCCTCGACCGCGTAGGAGTTGGCGCTCACTTCCACCGGGATCCGGCGCCCATCGCGGGCCAGGTACGTCGTACCGAGGAGCACCGGCTCCCCACGCTCCAGACGCCCCTTCATGGCATCGATCTCCGGCCAGTCTTCCTCGGTGATCAGATCATAGGGGCTCTTGGCCAGCAGCTCCTCCCGGCTATAGCCCAGCATCCGGCAAGCCGTCTCGTTCACCTCCAGGAGGGGGGTCTGCATGGTGTGGGGGGACAGCTCCCGCATGAAGACCGCCTCACTGGAGCCATCGAAGAGCGCCCTGAAGCGCTGCTCCGATTCCATGGTGCGACGGTAACGCTGATCCAGGAGGCCCACCATCTCCCGGATCGCCTGGTGCAGGCTGTGCATCTCCCTGCAGGGGGGCTCCCGCCAGGGCTCGTCCCAAGCGGCATCTCCCCTGGCCACCCGGCCGGCAAAACGCTCGAGGTTCCGGATGGGCCTCACGACCAGCACCCAGATGAGGGCGTACAGACCGACCACCAGGAGGCCATCGAAGGCCAGGAGCCCCAGGAAGAGGGTCCTGCGAATCAGGGACAGCTCCTCTTCCATGGGCCTGGGGCTCCAGAAGACCTCCAGGGTGCCCAAGGTCTGCCCCTCCATGAGAATGGGCAGGGCCTCGATCCTGACCCCCGTCCCTTCCACCCTCCCACTGACCAGGCTCCGCCCCCCTCCTTCCACCCGGACCCGGGCCCCCACCACGGCCCGATCCTTCACCAAGGTATCCAGCAGTCTCCGGATCTGCAGGTCATCCAGGTTCCACAGGGGAAGCGACAGGGCCTCAACCGCTGTCCGGATCTTGGTATCCAGGGAGGCGCTGACCCGGCGGACCTCGCGCTGCCTCAGGACCTGGAAGGTCACAGCCCCGGACACCCCCAAGACCACCGAGGAGGTGACCAGGAGGATGATGCCGAGGAAGAAGGCCAGGGAGCGTCGGGCGAGAAAGGACAAGGGGGAACCGGAGAGGTGGCGTCTCTGGTTGTTTCGGCAGGACAACAGCAAACCTGAGTCATAGGGCCTCCCGGAGCGCTCTCTGGGCTCTGCGGCACCGGGAACGGGAAGCCGAACGCCAAGGGCCCCCGCGCCCGAAGGCGGAGGGGCCTCTCAGGAGGCGGGGAGCCAGACTGGCTCAGCCCCTCACCTCCCGATTCACAGGAACCGGGGTCCTCAGAGCGGATTGGCGGCGAGCTGCTCAGCGAACCAGGCGAAGGCCTCGCTGGCGTCGTAGTCGCCGCTATGCGGGGTCAGGTAGGGGAACTTGAAGTCGAGACCCTTGACATTGGCATTGTTCTCGATGGCGTATTTGAGCACCATCTGAATCGCGAAAGAGGTATCCCGGTCGATCATGCCGTGACGAACGTACCAGTAGGGCGCAGGACTGGCGTTCGAGCTGATCAGATAAGGAATGGGGCTGCTCATCTTGAGCTGCTTGGCCAGGGACAGGCCGACGCTGGTGGCCAGATACTGGTTCCAGGTCAGCCCGGTATCGAAGAGGCCCGAGCCATCACCCACAAGGGTGTTGTTGTTCCACGACCACTCAGAGAAATTGGAGTAGACCGTGCTGGCGCTGGTAGAGCCATAGAGGTTGGACTCTCCGGAATTGGTGCTCGTGACGCCATTGGCCCCCACCGCGTCAAAGGCAACCACGGTTTTGAGCTGGGTGAGGCTGGTGACGAACTTCAGGTAATTCGTGTAGTCGATGGTCGCAACTCGCGCACTGGTTCCGGTACCTGTCAGGGTCAGCCAATCGTTAGACAGGACCTTGGTGGTCGTCGCGTAGGGGGGGCGGAAATCGACGGAGACATTGGTGAAGGTGTCACCGTAGGCAGGAACCGTAGCCTTGCTGGTGCTGGTGCCGCTGCTGACGGTCAGGGTCCCCTCAGCCAGCCGATCATTGATATCCGACTCCACTTGGGCCATGACGAGACTGGGGATCTTTTCGGCGGTGAATGCAGATCCATCCTCCAGCTTCAGGCCCAGGCTTGCCACGTAGGCTGGGAAGTTGCTCGCAATTGCGACCGATGCCGCTTGGGAGTTGGAGTCGTTGGCATAGTCCACGGAATTCAGTGCCGGTGTAAGAGGCAAGGTGGTCGCCACGCCGTTGAGTGTAATGTCATTCGTCAATCCACGGATTGCATTGAACTGATACTCATAGCCCTCGTCAGCATGTGCCAGATTGTTGATTGGGCAATAAGCCTGAACAACAAAAGGCTTGTCGCTGAGTGTACTGATGAAGGTAGATCCGGAAGCCTTGATGCCGGCTGCACCGATCGACGCCAGATCAGCGTTGTAGTCAGAGCTATCAGCGCTCGCCCCGACCGTGGTCACCAGACCACCGCCCCCACTGGTCCCATCGATAATGATGCGCTCGGCGGAACCGGACATGAGGGTATCATTGAGCCTCATGTACCGGATGGCCGCCTTGGCGTCCACGATGCAGGCAGGGGCCTTGCCGGCATAGGTGCCGTCCGCGGCCACGGCCATCCGGCCCCGGGTGCCGACGCTGGCGATGATGTACCCGGCCTTCAGGGCATAGGCAATCGGTGTCGTGTCGTTGCTGGTGAAGCTGGCCCCGTCGGTGATGGGGTCCTTGACCACGCTGAAGAACCAGCCGCCGTTGTTGAACTGCATCCAGATGGCAGTCTTCTGATCGCTGGCCGAAGTCTCGGGAACGTAGACGTACATCTCCTCCATCTCGTACCCGTCGGTCAGCGTTGTGGAGCCCATCATGGATGATTGGGTGAGCGCCATCTGTACGGGGTTCGCGACATATTTGATGGGGCCATACTTGCGGACTGCCATGTCGGTGCCGTCAACGCTGACCGTGATGGAGGTATAGGCCGTGGCGTCGAACTTGAGCGACGTGTCGTAGTCTCCGGTGGGCGTGCTGGCCTGGGTGGGCGTGCTGCTGCTTCCGCCGCATCCGATGCCCAGCAGGGTGGTACCCAGGAGCAGGCCCAGGGGGACCAGGGTCTTGAGGTTCGCTTTGCGCATGGTGTTGCACCTCCATGGAGAGTGGTTGGGATGGCGATCGAGGAGACCGGGTCCCACCCCCGCCGAGGAGAGGGGATGGACCAGGACACCAGGCAAAGCTCCTCCGTGCCTCAGTCAGAGGCATGGGCGGGCTCACGGGGACTGCGGGGAATGGCTTGGCATCAGGTTGCTGCCCTGGGACCAGGAGCGTCAATCCGGGAGCCCGGGGCCACCCTGGAGACC
The sequence above is drawn from the uncultured Holophaga sp. genome and encodes:
- a CDS encoding ATP-binding protein codes for the protein MSFLARRSLAFFLGIILLVTSSVVLGVSGAVTFQVLRQREVRRVSASLDTKIRTAVEALSLPLWNLDDLQIRRLLDTLVKDRAVVGARVRVEGGGRSLVSGRVEGTGVRIEALPILMEGQTLGTLEVFWSPRPMEEELSLIRRTLFLGLLAFDGLLVVGLYALIWVLVVRPIRNLERFAGRVARGDAAWDEPWREPPCREMHSLHQAIREMVGLLDQRYRRTMESEQRFRALFDGSSEAVFMRELSPHTMQTPLLEVNETACRMLGYSREELLAKSPYDLITEEDWPEIDAMKGRLERGEPVLLGTTYLARDGRRIPVEVSANSYAVEGRLFVMSAVRDVSERHRLEEQLRHSQKMESLGLLAGGIAHDFNNLLQVMGSYAELLEEDVSLGSPGLEKLEQIRNAVSRATQLTRGLLAFSRRQAIRTELVELNGLVQRVETFLRRVIGEDITLVARICAEGLPVRVDEGQIEQVLMNLATNARDAMGAGGLLCIITEGLEMDEDFVRLHGFGTPGPWASVVVSDTGSGMDEATRARIFDPFFSTKAVGKGTGLGLAIVYGIVQQHRGHITVYSEPGRGTTFRVYLPLAPEAESAQTLPARLDPGELRGKETILLVEDEDAVRRVVASVLAAHGYAVLEARDGLEAQAVYEEHAPGIRLILSDLRMPKVNGRELFEALHTRVPGLPFLFMSGYPPEVIQSLGELDPGADLIMKPFQPGELLSRIRQILDRS
- a CDS encoding subtype B tannase, which produces MRKANLKTLVPLGLLLGTTLLGIGCGGSSSTPTQASTPTGDYDTSLKFDATAYTSITVSVDGTDMAVRKYGPIKYVANPVQMALTQSSMMGSTTLTDGYEMEEMYVYVPETSASDQKTAIWMQFNNGGWFFSVVKDPITDGASFTSNDTTPIAYALKAGYIIASVGTRGRMAVAADGTYAGKAPACIVDAKAAIRYMRLNDTLMSGSAERIIIDGTSGGGGLVTTVGASADSSDYNADLASIGAAGIKASGSTFISTLSDKPFVVQAYCPINNLAHADEGYEYQFNAIRGLTNDITLNGVATTLPLTPALNSVDYANDSNSQAASVAIASNFPAYVASLGLKLEDGSAFTAEKIPSLVMAQVESDINDRLAEGTLTVSSGTSTSKATVPAYGDTFTNVSVDFRPPYATTTKVLSNDWLTLTGTGTSARVATIDYTNYLKFVTSLTQLKTVVAFDAVGANGVTSTNSGESNLYGSTSASTVYSNFSEWSWNNNTLVGDGSGLFDTGLTWNQYLATSVGLSLAKQLKMSSPIPYLISSNASPAPYWYVRHGMIDRDTSFAIQMVLKYAIENNANVKGLDFKFPYLTPHSGDYDASEAFAWFAEQLAANPL